TTTGCATTAAACTTTAAGACAAAGTAACTGTAACAACGACTAAAATTTTGCGTTTAGATAGCTATCGTAACCATTTACTGTAACTATTTACTATCAGTAAACACTACATTTAAGGTTCCTAAGTCAAAATGTCGCGGTAAAAGCCTCATTTCACTACATAGATGGCACCTATAGCACCTTCACATGCACAGAAACTTACAACAAGGAAATTCGAAGGACAACTAATGCTATCAAAAGCTACAAGCTCTTGTTTTCCTTATTCTCTTGTGTATTTTAATTTACTGCTCATCACAAAGCACAACTTTGTATGGCACTAGTCAAGTTTAAAACGTGGCCTTCTTTAAACTTAACCTCTCCCTCTTTTTACTAGTTCTTCATGTTGTGCAAGGCAAAGCATCGTGTGGTTGGGAtgatattctctctctctctctctctctctctctctatatatatatatatatatatatatgtgtgtgtgtgtgtgtgtgcgcggtGGCGGAGCTAGGAATTTTTCTTTGGGGGGGCCAAATTTAAAATGAGATCATAAATTTTTAACatgtatatactatatttatattttgtataatgaaaaatgttatattcacaataaattttaggtggcaagttgttactgatATTAATCTAAGAccaccactaaaattatttttttacccaccaataacaacaaataacaacccaccccctaaactttattgtgaaaatattgttaaaatattatggacatgaCATTTTTCTATATACAATAATCTTTCTGTcattaaatgcataaaaaaaacatataatcaaATAAGTGAATAGCCAATcatatatttttgtcaaatttataataatatattacatttatatgatatattaaTATAGTATATTTATCATTCgccattttaataaaaaaaaaatgttatgttcataatattttcacaacattttcaccaTAAATCTTTAAGtaacaagttattattggttgttattggtgggcaaaaaattaatttcaattgtgaatttaaattaaaaattaattaaaaaattagaatcaatattaacttattaactataatttattgtgaaaatattgtgagtgtagcatttttataaaaaaaaataaaaattaaagaataatagaacaagaaaatgaaagccAATAAGCCAAGTACCTAGCTGCGAGTAACTGAGatcacctttttcttttgaagtgtATGGTTTTAAAACCATACACGTGTGGTCCTTTAGGATTAGAGCAAATAGTAAAGTATTTTTGAACTTAGAAATCCGTGAAGCACTAAAAGGCTTTAGAAAACAAgtcaaggaaaagaagaaataagtttcCTACTCCTAATATTTTCTCAGGACACAAATTTGAGACAAGAAATTGTTAAGCTCGTAAGTTACAttcctaaaaattttaaaaaaatttggggggacCGTGGCCCCCTTTGGCCATAACATAGCCCCGCCACTGGAGTGTGTGTTTGTATACACGCTTGCAATATGGGTAAGTCTtctctcacattttttttagcaatgtTACACACACCATACAGACACAACTGAAATCATAACTTCAGTTAGTTTGTTCCTCAGACTagaaacatgaaattcaatttgATATTCAGTTTGAGTTGTTGGAGAAACAAAGTTTTGAACAGGCATGTGCTCAATTCCAATCAACGGGCCCTGTGTAATAAGGATTACATAGGATTCTTATAGAATTTCATTAAGTTGCTAAACTAGATTTTTGTGAACTTAATCAAACAAAATCCAGAGCCATCAGGCAGCAACCTTTTGTAAAATCATGAAAGTATGACAAAGTTATTGGAACAGTGCTTAAAGTATTTTGCTGAAGAATAGGATAGCCTGTATAAGAAAAATTGTACACTAATCATTTTATATCTTGACGAGTAACTGGTATTTTTCCTGCATCAATGGTGCTGAAtgtgtagtgacccaaaaaggggggtcttgcattctatggaatcccacatcgcctagggaagtacatgtgaatgtgtttataaggaatgatctCCCTTtgatgtgtagaggccttttccccagcgcaacctggggaagaacaaaaccataaggggtatgggccccaaagtggacaatatctacacagttggagTGGGGTCGTTACAGaaattgtagtgacccaaaaaggggggtcttgcattctatggaatcccacatcgcctagggaagcacatgtgaatgtgtttataaggaatgatctCCCTTtgatgtgtagaggccttttccccagcgcaacctggggaagaacaaaaccataaggggtatgggccccaaagtggacaatatctacacagttggagtggggtcgttacagatggtatcagagccatgccctagccggaagtgtgggccccacacgcgaggacgcgtgtgcccgtaaggggggtggattgtagtgacccaaaaaggggggtcttgcattccatggaatcccacatcgcctagggaagcacatgggaatgtgtttataaggaatgacctcccttcaatgtgtagaggccttttccccagcgcaacctggggaagaacaaaaccataaGGGGTATGGGCCCCAAAGTGATATAaagaggccttttccccagcgcaacctggggaagaacaaaaccatgagggGTATGGGCtccaaagtggacaatatctacacagttggggcggGGTCGTTACAGAATGTGGTGGTGGAACCACAAGAACTTCACTCATAGGAACAAATTAGTGTTACCCTTCCTGTAGCAGATGAGGAGTTGACCAACTAGAGGCTTAATTAAGGAAGGTTTAGCAAGCAAAGAACTATTTCATGGAGCGTAAGAGCATAATCGATTGATACACATCAATTTTTACTAACTGAACTTCatttagaaaaatatgataGATTCtgtaacaataacaaaaatgaaatgcGAACTTCCAACTACATACACATGCCATTGACATAAATCCAACAACCCCCCTCCCCCTTCCTCGCATGCCCAAGGGGCGGGGAGTGGAGGGAAGAAAAAGGATTTTACACATCTCCTTGGCAGAATAATTATTTCCCAAGATTGTTTTTCAATGTACATGCACTTTACAAGAAGGCATCTCCAAGCAGCGAGTCAGATAGATGATGAGTTAAATTGACATCACCAACATTCACTATTCACATAGATGATTGGAGGCATCTATAAGCAGTATCAGCTTCCATTTTCTCCAATAATCTGGGTGTGATTGGCCACATGAGTTTGAAGCTGCATACAAACATCACCATCCAAATGTTAAAACCAATCAACatgttgggttgaatttttggGTTGCTTCTTTGGCTTTCGGTATTGATTGTTCTCAAACTTGGCTTTAactacaagaaaataaagaaattttgcCTCGGCGGATGAATTATAAGGCATGCTCAAGATACTAAGATATCAAATAAACTAGAAATAGAAATCATAGTAAGAAGATATAAGATATATCCCAAATTTGTAAGATAGTATATTTGTCAGTGATATGTGATCACATCAAGATTATTCATAGCACAAACCAATGCATGTTTATCCTGGTCTTTTGGCGGTAATAGATATGGAGCATGAGAATGCAGGTCATACACTAATCAAGCTGAGACAAGAACACATGCTCCCTCCATTTCTTTCACAAGTGTGGCTACAGTGAAGTGATTCTATATAGTTTATTTGTATCAATTTTTGCACCTACAACCGTCAACAGTGATTTCCAAGAAGGTAAGAGATATGACCATCTACCTGTCTAGTAGCTTCTCTAATATAATTCTCTGTGAAGGTGTAATGCAATGGTAACAACTTTTTGGACACTGACCTACTGAACTGGGTAGTCTTCACCATGACCTAATCATATGCACAGATGTtttaaaactgaaatttaattaatatcatCGGATCAAATTCTTGTTAATAGTTGTTATAATACTATTGGAATTACCAAATtggaaacctttttttttttttttttaatgaataaaaagcCAAACTGGCAACTTGTGCCTTTTTTCAAAttcttctattttgtttttctaaaatATCCTTAACACCATCCTGTAAAATGGCTATATTATTAAAGCAAAAAATTTATTGTCCTCTATGGATAACAGCAAGTGCAAAAAGAATGAGATTctgaacaaaaaatatatctaaGTTTACATTTTACTTGACCATTTTTCTGTCAACTTCTTCAATAAGATGTATAAGAAATGATTCtgtataatttgaaaatacTAAGGAAGTCATGATGTTTGTCATATAGGACATTTTCAAATCAGTAGACATTAGAACCTTCAGTCATTTTAGTAAACTCATGACATATATTATctcagaaaaattttaatagaaaaatatccATGTGCAACATGAAAAGTCATCAAGAAAATTGACAAAGCCTATTGTTTTCCAAGATAGGATGAGATACAATCAAAGGATCAAAAATAGACCTAatctaaaatacccttagacACTAAAGTTTGGACCCAAGATAGAGAAGCATGACCTAGCCGTGAATACCACAATTCCAAAGAGGTGATGCTATGTAACAAAGACAATTACGTGTCAAGATGTAAGAAAAAAAGCCAtccaaatttattgttttgtccCAATGGTCTATGCTATCTGAGGATTATGTACAACACAGCCAATAGAAGAAAATCTTACGTGAAGCCCTAGCTCACACAATTGGccaaatatataagaaatttaatgaaaatttaggCATAAGACTAACATTTGAAATAGATAATTAAGTAGTAGAAACAAAGGCTATAATGGTCAGTAGAGCCACAGGCAATGTGATTGATAGGCATATGAAAAGTATGGGTTTGTATAGTACAAGAGGTAGAATCAGATGTAATATGATTGCAGCAAGCAAGGTCAAGATATCAAAATGAGTGTTTACCTAGTGCAACATAAAGAATAGAAGAAGATGCACCTTACAGACAAAATGTTATTGATAAGAGTCTTTAGGTCAACTGCCGTTAATGTAAACATGAGTTGGAAGACTTGCCAAAACTACTGGTGTTGGGTGATGGGGTTGGAGGATGCAACTGTATGCTGTTGATGTTGGCCATGGAAGCTGAGGATTGAGTGACACAAGCATGCTTTTGACAGTATTCAATAAAATGGCATCGAATCCTACAGAAGGTGCAGAAGTGAGAATGATCACATTTAGAGTTAGATCGCCGAGGGCCAAGGCAATCATAGTGCTCATTCTCACAAATTGCAGATGCTGAAGGCGGATCAAGGGATGATGTGGCCAAGATTGTGTTAAAAGGCCGACTGGCCGAGATAGTAAGACTTGTAAATGTTACCTCTTGAACAAGCTCCTTGAAAACTTTTTCAATTGAAGGCAAAGGAGAAAACTTGTTCAGTTGATCCCGATATTCACGAAATTTTGGGCATTGCATGCATAATCCATGTTGGTTCATACAGTGAAATTTGATCCCACAGATATTGCAagtgtggaaaaaaaattcatcaatagATTGCCCTAGCTCTTGTTTGAGACAATATAATTCAACCATGAGCTGCCTTGGCACTATTCACAAGAGCAACCTTTAGATAAGCTCTCAACCTAGTTAGGATAGTATAGAGGTACAGAAGTATAGTACAGCTGGTAGTATAATAGTACAATTGAGTACATATAGCATAAGCTATTGGGGAAGTGGGCCTAGAATGAATACTCTTAACAACATACAAGCTCACAAGGAATggaaaaaataagagaattaACCAACCTTGTGTAGACTCCCTAGCACTTCCAGTAGAAGCAAAGCATGAGGGGCCCTTTTTACACATGAATATGGACACCCTGCAGATGATTCAAAAATTGCATAGATGAGCGGGAGAGGAAATACAAAAGATATCACATTTTGGttggaaaaataatttaaatgataaccatcaaatggaaaattatttttatatagtggTTTTCACAAATATGGTTGTACACTCATCCCAAAAGGTTGATAATGCCTTGatgtagtaattttttaattataaatttttttttttgagtatggTCATATGATTGAACAAGCATTTCTAAGTTTACCAAATATGAATAATCAACAGAGGGAGTAGCTTATGATCTTCAAAAATAGGTAGAATAACAAAAGAGTAGTTTGTGCACATGATAATGACCAAGGGTGTCTCTTTTGGTGGTAGGTGTGTACAAGCAATATGGTAAGAATGGATCCACCAAGTGTATTCTAGAATAAAATTAATGCAGCAGTACCCTTGCCAACACAGAAGACCTCATTAACAAAGATATCAAATCCTTCAGATTCTAGTTTTTCGAATGGATCTAAACATTCCCTACCAAATGGAACCTCAATAgtaagaataaaagaaaaattgaacaatgaaagaaaaaacagaTAAATAATGAATTACATATAGATTACATCATTAAGTTCCCAAGTGAAATGATTATGATTCATAGAAGTCATTTTAATCAATTATTATGACATATGTATTTGCGTGCGAGCTGGGCTAGTAAAATAGCACACATCAGTTAATACTGGATAGAGTATATCCAGATACATTATCAAAAGTAAAGaacaatatattattaataactGTTCAGAAAGTTGGCAGTTTTGTTAGAATGCTTGAGTACTTGTACCAAACAACAATTAATCATTCCTAATCAACAACTGAATGGATATAGCTTAggcaaaggaaaaaggaaaaataaattaaaatgaaaaaaataagcaCAGCTTAGCACATCACtgctaaaattcaagaaacATAGCAATGGGTTTACCTCTTAATAATCTCTGATCAGCTGTAGTTTGATAATATCTGCACATATTTTTAGCCCCAAAACAATTAGTAGGTATAATCACCAATCAGTAGTGACAACTATTGTAgaagtaattaaaatttaaaattaaaaaaggataCTACAAATAACATATAGATAACCTAATGTAATGCACCTAAGGTattgtatcaaaattttatcCATAGAATATAGCAATTGCTAATGCAAAATTACTTAAAAGAGGATGACAACCAAACCTCTCACAAATCTCTCACACTAAAGACAAGTCAAATCTTTGATGTCAAACTCCTAcaagcacaaaacaaaaactacacCACCACTCAATGTATAGGGACTATATCATCTCCCTGTTTCTTTTCTGACCAATGTGGTACTAACACTCTTGATAGGAATTATTGCATCtccttgtttattttttaactatGTGGGATTCCAAAACCAATAACAAAATCTATAAACTTTGAAGAGGCTTGGAACTCATTTGTGTGGAAAGCAGAAGCACAAGAACCTAACCTAACTTTAAATTTGAGGGGGGCAAATAGTACCTTAaatcatttaacaaaaaaaaagaggaatacAAAGAAGCTCAAGAGATGCAAAGTATTCAGTCTCATGGTTGCAAATAATGGTTATGTTAATTGCACAGTAATCAGGAGACTAAAACCAAATAACATAATAATTAGCCAATGAAAAACAGGACTGACTTAGATGATCAGAACAGGCATATCACAGCATtactaaaattataataattataacacAATGGGACAGTACTAGAATGCacaaaaattaagggaaaagaaCCAAAAGCGTGACTTTTGAACACAAGTACATAGGTAAGTCACAGAAAATGATTTTTCCTTGAAATTCTAGAAGTATTATGTAACAATGAGATCCTTCAAACCAGGAAAGGCCTGACCAACATTTTCTAAACTAAGCCCTAAacttattagaaaaaaatttttagtctcTTTTCCCAAAAAGGTTTCAAAGATTACCTTGGACTTGGAGGACATTTAATTAAACTATATAACTCAACCAGCCATGTTATTAACAATTGTTGCTCCCAAATCACCATGTTCTTAACATCAACATTTACAAAGTACATGTTGTGCCTTCATATTAAAATACCAAGCCAATATTCTTACCAAGACGatgtataaaatttatattgagaaaacacaaaagaaaagaacctCACCATCAATGATAATTAAATCATGCATAATTGAGCTTTCATAGAAATAAcagtaatagtaataatatCAGTGACTAAAACTAATGACATAAAAGATGTTGAAAAACATGTAAATCTATAATAAAACTAATGACATAAAAGATGTTGTTCCCCCACCTAGGTGGCCAAAACACTGTCAATTAAATCACTGTTAGCCCTGGCTGATTGAAAAATACAGCCTCCAATTTCTTTTTCTGCCCCAAATTAAAGTACTCCAACAGCTATAACATAACCATGAGTGTATACTATAGACATGACATTTGCCAACCTCtataattgaacaaaaatttctaCAAGTATTATCAACAAGGGCATAAATAATGGATGTTATAGAACAAAAACTTCAGAAGCATAATAATTAGAGGCCCTAAATTTTATGTGTCCTATGTAATTGACATTCTTCAAAGCAAGAAAGGTCCGACTAACATTCTGTAAACTAAGCCTTGAACATATCAAATAGGATTTGAAGTAGTCTCTATGCCCAACAAGGTTCTAAAAGATTAGCAAAGAGTACATTCAATTATACCAGATAACTCAACCAGCCAAGTTATTAACAATTACTTCTCCCAAATCACCATGTTCTTAACATCAACATTTACAAAGTAATTGGTGTACCTTCAGTTAAGATAATAGACCAAAATTCTTACAAAGATGACATGTAAAATTTATGTTgagaaaagataagaaaagcACCTCACCATCTAGTCATTAGGAGACTAAAACCAAATAACATAAGAATTTGGCAATGAAAAAGAGGACTGAGTGATTAGATCAGAACAGGTGCATCACATAGCATTattcaaatattaataataataacacaatGGGACAGTACTAGAAtgcttaaaaattaagtaggggaaaaaaaaccaaaagcatGACTTTTTGAACACAAGTACACAGGTAAGTCgcagaaaattatttttccctCAAAATTTTAGAAGTATTATTACTATGTAACAATGACATCCTTCAAATCAGGAAAGGTCTGACTAACATTTTCTAAACTGAGCCCTGAACTTATCAGACAAGATTTTTAGTTTCTTTGcccaaaaaatttttaaagaatatcTTGGAGTACATTCAATTAGACTATATAACTCAATCAACCATGTTATTAACAATTGCTGCTCCCCAAATCACCATATTCTTAACATCAACATTTACAAAGTCCATGTCGTGCCTTCATATTAAAATACTAGGCCAAATTCTCACTAGGACGATGTATAAAGTTTAAGTTgagaaaacacaaaagaaaagaacctCACCATCAATGATAATTAAATCATGCATAATTGAGCTTTCTTAGaaataacaataatagtaataatatcaATGACTAAaactaattatataaaaaatgttgataAACATGTAAATCTATAATAACTTGAAATGTTGTTGAATCTTTCCATTCATGTTATGAGTCAAATTGctcattttcctcttcaaaataaTGGGCACCCCCtaatggagaagaagaaaacataGACAACTAATAGGAGCTCAAGAAAAATGAATGCAATCAGAATTGCATAGAAATAGGAAATAGAGGGAAAAGTAGTCATACACACCTGATAAGAGATACCAGTAGTATGCCTTTTAGTTCCAGTGTGTTCATCATCCCTGAACTGTATGTTCCACACTAAAATTCAACTTCCATTGCTAAACAATGTTCTACCatattgaaaactaaaaattcctATCATCTACAAGCATTTTGTTTCTGGCAGAAGTGGACAAGGCAGGATACAACCACACGCAAACAATTTGTAAGTTGGTACAATGTATTTATATCGTATTTGAACTATGATGCCAATAAAGagcattaaaaataattattgcatTGTTATTTGATGAATTCCATGCACCAGAATTTCTGTGGGCTAAGTCTggtataaaatgaaaatttaatatcACATTTGTCCTTTTTATAAGCAATTCATGTGGATGTACAAATTACATTGAGCACATTGATAGATCAACTCTTCGCAAGAACGTTTACATTTGTTACATTGAGGGTGGTCTTTAGTTTCTTCAATGAAAGTAAGGGGGTGTGGGTGATAGTTAAATGTGTAAGCACCTCCAAACTTGTAATTTGGGTATTTTCCAAGAATACATTTGGGATGAGCAGGATAACTACAATCTATACAATAGTAAAACCAATGCTTTGGGACTCGTTCTTCTTCACAAATATCACAGTAATATTCACCAGAGTCATCTTCAGCAGTGTAACTGAGAGTGAAGGCATGTTCATGTTGCCCATATCTTGCGGTATATGGTAGTGTAGCACATTTGAAGTCCAAGGCAAATGCACAGGTGGTGCAACGAAATAGTGGGTAAATATTTGAATCACAACAACTGCAATTCTGTCTAGATTCAATACTAGAGAGAATAAGTCGATGCTCATGACCAGGGTGGGTAAGAATGTCTGAGATCAAACTACATGGAATATCAAGAGTAAATCTGCATGGCACACAACTATAGTTGAAGCCATTGCCATCACGTTCACATGTCCAACAACGAAAATCCTTGTTTCCATAAGGTGGCTTTGGGAAGAGGGTTAGTGGGTGTTGATGAAGTGGGTGTCGCTTTTCTTTTGGTAAATTAGCACAAGAGTCATGAAGAAAAAAGCTACACTTTACACAACTATAAAACGGGGGAAAAATGTCTCTTACACAGCCATCGCATTTCTGGTTACTCATAACCTCATCAGTAAGCTTTAAGTCATGGTCATGACTGAAGTGTTTTAATTCTGCAGCTATTTGAATTCCGTCCTTCCCCACATTGAATTTTTTGACTTCGTAAGTTGCTGAGTCAACCAATTCATCGTGCTCTGAAACTTCATCCTCATCTTGAAATTCTTGCAAATTTATGTTCTCCTTGTTTCCCATAGCACAATCAAGGTGGGCAGCAAAATCACATCTGGAGCAATAGTAAAGCCCATAGTGTGTATCCACCTTTTCAACACAGATTTGACAAAATCGAGAGTCGGATGGATGGAATTCAAGAGAAGAATGGGTGAGGTGGAGGAGGTGCCTATGACGAATAACTTTGAGTGTTCTTGGGAAAGAAGCACATTTTCTATGAATCAAGAAACAACATGAATTACACAGAAAGGGCAAACCTTTGTCTTCTACGCCACAAAGGTCACATGTGAAGGTGATCCACTTCCAAACAGGGGTCAAAGGGTGTTCGTGGACTTCAGCCTCCATGGTGGGAGGTAAAGAATCGCATTTGAAGTGAAGACTAAAGTCGCAGCGGGAACACCGATAAGTGTATTGGTTGCGAGATTCATTGCAGAGTACGCATTTGCTAAATTGTATGTTTTTGCCATAATCTATCTGTTCAGGAGAGAGAATAAGAGGATGGATTGGGTGCAAGGGATGGTGCAACCCAAGGGGTAGCTCCGCACATGATTTATGATGAATGGCGGTGTACTCACTCAAGCATTCTTTACAACTATAGCTAGGACCATATACTACTTCCCCGCACCCATAACAGTAATATCCTCTTCTGTCGTCTGGATTGAAGACCAAGGGATGCTCCAGATGGAAAAAATGCTGAATCTGCTGCTGTTGCTGCTCCATCTAATCTAATCtatcttctttatttatttaattgtatGACCACATGCAAAGCAACAATCACACacatatcatcatcatcatcaaatttctttattgtttataaaaataaaataaataatatgaaaaaaggGCATAAATAATAATACGTAGAAAGAAAGGGCTGGGTgaatccaaattaaaaaataaaaaccgaGAGAGatagcaagagagagagagagagagagagagagcgagtgATGAGAATGGCTGCTTTTTTGAGttgaatataatatatatatatatggcagcaattttgttttatatggCTCTGAATGAATTAGAATTGAatgtaaaaaagtaaaataaataaataaataaaaagagggaTTTGGGCGTGACTCAGCACAGCTGGTTGGAGTTTGATCGTGAATGTTCTTTAAAGTTTAAGGGCCTTGGGCTTTGGTTTGGCCCGTggctatttatttttgttgggtactggctatttttatttttttaatgtgaatagTGAAAGGCGTAAAAACTACTGTATTGATTGGAAttctttttattgattttcattaaaaattaaagtgatttttatttttgggaaagcATAAAAGTATCGTGTAAATAAAGCATAAAAGTATCGTGTAAATAGGAATTACTTTACTtgatttcattaataataaacgtgattttttaaagaataaacgGAATGCTTCTAaaagtttgaaataaaataGTAAGAATGCTTGCATAACAAAAATtcgaactattttttttaattgatccTCCATTCTtgttattagaaaaatataatttgttttttacttttttttttctcttgtttatgTCAATCGTTatcatttatttaaaatcatCTAACACATATCTATGTTTACCTTTATATTCAATACATAAGTAAATAGTACAgcagctcaaaaaaaaaaaaaaaaaagtttgccttcatatttatatattgttatttcttTATGCAAGTTTTTACTTAACCTAGGTTACCCATTACAACTTATAACGACAAAGCTAGTCCAACGAAATCTCcgggagaatttttttttggataggtaataATCATTTTACTGAAAAAACTAAACATCATCAAGGTAGTATAGGGATACAAAAATGAAAGAGTAAAGCCCTTTAGAGCTTTACGTAAACCTCATGCGAGCTTGGTTCTACAACATGAtggttttttttcatttaacaaatattttttttattttttaatgctgAGTCTATCACTCCGTTAACATTTGTGTATAATAATATTTTGCCAAGAGTTTTTTAGCTTGGTGGTACTGATAAGAGTTCTTCatgaaaagaatttattttcaaCTCCTCTCTTCCCCACATGTGATAAAAAGGGTGAATAAATGTTTGGTAATGTTTGAGATCAAATGTAAACCATTTTAGTACTAATAAAGgacaaaacaaatatttgataGAGATTGGATAGAGTTAGACTTCTTGATAACTTTTACTGAATTTATATTCCTCAACACCTTTTTTCCATAATAATAGTTTGTTAATCCCACTGTTAGACTATATTTCTTTCTCCAACTATCATGCTTACCAAATATTAAG
This genomic stretch from Quercus lobata isolate SW786 chromosome 3, ValleyOak3.0 Primary Assembly, whole genome shotgun sequence harbors:
- the LOC115980204 gene encoding uncharacterized protein LOC115980204, translating into MEQQQQQIQHFFHLEHPLVFNPDDRRGYYCYGCGEVVYGPSYSCKECLSEYTAIHHKSCAELPLGLHHPLHPIHPLILSPEQIDYGKNIQFSKCVLCNESRNQYTYRCSRCDFSLHFKCDSLPPTMEAEVHEHPLTPVWKWITFTCDLCGVEDKGLPFLCNSCCFLIHRKCASFPRTLKVIRHRHLLHLTHSSLEFHPSDSRFCQICVEKVDTHYGLYYCSRCDFAAHLDCAMGNKENINLQEFQDEDEVSEHDELVDSATYEVKKFNVGKDGIQIAAELKHFSHDHDLKLTDEVMSNQKCDGCFRDDEHTGTKRHTTGISYQILSNYS